One segment of Triticum aestivum cultivar Chinese Spring chromosome 2A, IWGSC CS RefSeq v2.1, whole genome shotgun sequence DNA contains the following:
- the LOC123190998 gene encoding two-component response regulator ORR6, with product MAAAAPTQAPAMTLPAAMAAKVAPSPKPTAAGDRKVVPVMTDADEVVVQVQVQAELHVLAVDDSVVDRAVIAKILRSSKYRVTTVDSATRALELLGLGLITDVNMIITDYWMPGMTGYELLKRVKESSELREIPVVIMSSENVPNRITRCLEEGAEDFLLKPVRPSDVSRLCNRIR from the exons ATGGCCGCGGCTGCTCCCACCCAGGCTCCGGCCATGACCCTgccggccgccatggccgccaagGTGGCGCCCTCGCCGAAGCCCACCGCCGCCGGCGACCgcaaggtggtgccggtgatgacCGACGCCGACGAGGTCGTCGTCCAGGTCCAGGTCCAGGCGGAGCTGCACGTGCTCGCCGTCGACGACAGCGTCGTCGACCGCGCTGTCATCGCCAAGATCCTCCGCAGCTCAAAATACAGAG TGACTACTGTGGACTCTGCGACTCGGGCGCTGGAGCTGCTGGGCCTGGGGCTCATCACGGACGTGAACATGATCATCACCGACTACTGGATGCCCGGCATGACCGGGTACGAGCTGCTGAAGCGGGTCAAGGAGTCGTCGGAGCTCCGGGAGATCCCCGTGGTGATCATGTCGTCGGAGAACGTGCCCAACCGCATCACCCGCTGCCTCGAGGAGGGCGCCGAGGACTTCCTCCTCAAGCCCGTCCGCCCCTCCGACGTCTCCCGCCTCTGCAACCGCATCCGGTGA